In a single window of the Drosophila albomicans strain 15112-1751.03 chromosome 3, ASM965048v2, whole genome shotgun sequence genome:
- the LOC117570449 gene encoding troponin C-akin-1 protein: MGQVKKATSALSKLFVYGALKYGQPSNSILANTGNGYANFWCRATTTQKLPLVIATRYNIPFLLNKPGVGYYVTGEIYEVDDRMLNSLDNLEDCQDIYTREKQDMNIGVGEGTVPCWVYLLQKYPEKLLSLPYLSGYENSSTHPYIMRHRRTHKHPAQDDLSYTAQN; this comes from the exons ATGGGACAAGTCAag AAAGCCACCTCAGCGTTGAGCAAACTCTTCGTCTATGGCGCCTTGAAATATGGCCAGCCCAGTAACTCGATCTTGGCCAATACTGGCAACGGTTATGCCAACTTTTGGTGTCGCGCAACGACGACGCAGAAGCTGCCACTCGTCATTGCCACGCGCTATAACATTCCGTTTTTGTTGAACAAACCCGGCGTTGGATATTATGTAACCGGCGAGATCTACGAG GTGGATGATCGCATGCTCAACTCACTGGACAATCTAGAGGATTGCCAGGACATTTACACGCGCGAGAAGCAGGACATGAACATTGGCGTTGGCGAGGG CACCGTTCCCTGCTGGGTCTATCTGCTGCAGAAGTATCCCGAGAAGCTGCTGTCCTTGCCATATTTGTCCGGCTACGAGAACAGCTCGACACATCCTTATATTATGCGCCATCGCCGCACTCACAAGCATCCTGCCCAGGATGATCTCAGCTATACTGCCCAGAACTAA
- the LOC117570443 gene encoding protein CDV3 homolog, whose product MAELDDFFAKKDKKKSKSKAKFVTADELVKNLEEGTKREVAANAVKPRKPEVATAAVAAAVASAGGVAEGGENESNTKIAEPVNEPPPPVEEEWKEFEQEQRKDYSGLKIGQLTINEKQQQQIQQSDDLDDDDDEYSDDYGNGDSNTNSSGHGPWKKLIPAEEVTQIPVETEKPSAKTYVPPAYRASGLGMGSGSSSGLRARRTAPDITNTEFFPTLSAARPEEQRKKKNEPAFEEVRHGGRYQRVQETTAAPVAATNRFQSLDDEADS is encoded by the exons atggCCGAATTAGATGATTTCTTTGCGAAAAAAGACAAGAAGAAGTCAAAGTCCAAGGCGAAATTCGTTACTGCCGATGAGCTGGTAAAGAACCTCGAAGAGGGCACAAAGCGTGAGGTGGCGGCGAATGCTGTCAAACCAAGAAAACCTGAAGTCGCGACAGCAGCGGTGGCAGCGGCAGTGGCATCGGCTGGCGGCGTGGCAGAAGGCGGTGAAAACGAGAGCAACACTAAAATCGCGGAGCCCGTCAACGAA CCGCCACCGCCCGTTGAGGAGGAGTGGAAAGAGTTTGAGCAAGAACAGCGCAAGGACTACAGTGGACTCAAGATTGGCCAGTTGACGATCAacgaaaagcaacagcagcaaattcaACAGTCTGACGATCtggacgacgacgatgatgagtATAGCGATGATTATGGCAACGGCGATTCAAATACCAATAGCAGTGGGCATGGCCCATGGAAGAAGCTAATACCTGCCGAGGAGGTGACTCAGATACCGGTAGAGACAGAGAAGCCATCGGCGAAAACGTACGTTCCACCCGCCTATCGT GCATCTGGACTTGGCATGGGAAGCGGCAGCAGTAGTGGACTACGCGCCCGTCGCACGGCGCCCGATATTACGAACACCGAGTTCTTCCCCACGCTGAGCGCAGCGCGTCCGGAGGAACAGCGTAAGAAGAAAAACGAACCCGCCTTCGAAGAAGTCCGCCATGGCGGTCGCTATCAGCGCGTGCAGGAGACAACCGCTGCGCCCGTGGCGGCCACAAATCGATTCCAGTCGCTCGACGACGAAGCGGACAGCTAG
- the LOC117570450 gene encoding putative gamma-glutamylcyclotransferase CG2811 isoform X2 has product MAQVLKRVFVYGTLKRGEPNHIWLTTKENGVSQFVAKGKTVAKFPLVIGTRYNIPFLLNKQGIGHQIDGEIYEVDDAMFARLDVLEDYPKYYDREPQAIVTEHNETLDCWLYLIRKFPESMLEKPLLTSYHNTPEQAYSENYADSTADDLFNDD; this is encoded by the exons ATGGCGCAAGTACTCAAAAGAGTTTTTGTTTATGGCACACTTAAACGTGGCGAGCCTAATCACATTTGGCTAACCACAAAGGAGAATGGCGTTTCCCAGTTTGTGGCCAAGGGCAAAACAGTGGCCAAGTTTCCTTTGGTGATCGGCACTCGCTACAACATTCCATTTCTACTAAATAAACAGGGAATTGGACACCAGATTGATGGTGAGATCTATGAAGTGGATGATGCCATGTTTGCCCGACTGGATGTGCTGGAGGATTACCCCAAATACTACGATCGAGAGCCACAAGCCATAGTGACGGAGCACAACGA GACATTGGATTGCTGGCTTTATCTCATACGTAAATTTCCGGAGAGCATGCTGGAAAAGCCACTACTTACTAGCTATCACAATACGCCGGAGCAGGCATACTCCGAGAA cTATGCGGACAGCACCGCGGATGATCTGTTCAACGATGACTAA
- the LOC117570432 gene encoding dnaJ homolog subfamily C member 21: MRCYYEELGLARDSNESDIKTAYRKLALRWHPDKNPDCLAEAKERFQLIQQAYEVLSDAQERAWYDNHRDQILRGKNSEYSENSLDVFQYFTSSCYKGFGNDDQSFYSVYRDVFNNIASEDLEFMDSDDELGAPQFGNADSSYEDVVGPFYAYWMSYSTKKTYEWLCPYDVREIKERFILRKVEKEMKKIVQAARKERNEEVRNLVSFVRKRDRRLQAYRRVLEERAEANRLKQEEQRKQHLRERQEQLAAVRANKVANDGYEEQLRQLEQQYGSDSDIYTDEEEEDEEDDADHQEEDDEEDAELDELEYVDDLYCVACNKSFKNAGARSNHEESKKHRENVERLRQEMESEEQEFNEHNESLNATEETLAELKLNGSHETADSELEEELIEQQQSKRNKKNKKSKKTAPKAVAVHSDDDEEVEAPPADFNPAASNSDDAEDDDWSRGKKATKKTRAKNKTTNGKQKVEAEAKPAVEAKSKIAATLPTKNSRDKDDGDDEDAPTTVQHTCVTCKLVFDSKNKLFAHLKKTNHGVYIPKSKPEVEGKPPGKGKGRRK; this comes from the exons ATGCGGTGCTACTACGAAGAGCTCGGCCTTGCCCGTGACTCCAACGAAAGTGACATCAAGACAGCATACAGAAAACTAGCGCTACGCTGGCATCCAGACAAAAATCCCGACTGTTTGGCGGAAGCAAAGGAACGCTTTCAGCTGATACAACAGGCGTATGAGGTGCTCTCCGATGCCCAAGAGCGTGCCTGGTACGATAATCATCGCGATCAGATACTACGTGGCAAGAATTCGGAGTACTCCGAGAATTCTCTCGACGTCTTTCAATATTTTACGAGTTCCTGCTATAAAGGCTTTGGCAACGACGATCAGAGTTTCTATAGCGTATATCGGGATGTCTTCAACAACATTGCATCCGAGGATCTGGAGTTCATGGACAGCGACGATGAATTAGGCGCACCGCAATTCGGCAATGCGGACAGCAGCTATGAGGATGTTGTGGGTCCCTTCTATGCATACTGGATGTCCTACAGCACCAAAAAGACTTATGAATGGCTTTGTCCCTATGATGTGCGCGAGATCAAGGAGCGCTTTATTCTACGCAAGGTCGAGAAGGAGATGAAGAAGATTGTGCAGGCTGCACGCAAGGAACGCAACGAGGAG GTGCGCAACTTGGTGTCGTTTGTGCGTAAGCGAGATCGTCGACTTCAAGCCTACAGACGTGTCCTAGAGGAACGTGCTGAGGCAAATCGCCTTAAACAGGAGGAGCAACGCAAGCAGCATCTACGCGAACGTCAAGAGCAATTGGCGGCGGTGCGTGCTAACAAAGTAGCCAACGATGGCTACGAAGAGCAACTGcggcagctggagcagcaatATGGAAGCGACTCCGACATCTATACGGACGAAGAAGAGGAGGACGAAGAGGATGACGCTGATCATCAGGAGGAAGACGATGAGGAGGACGCTGAGTTGGACGAATTGGAGTATGTTGACGATCTCTATTGCGTGGCATGCAACAAGTCATTTAAGAATGCCGGAGCACGCAGCAACCACGAGGAGAGCAAAAAGCATCGCGAAAACGTAGAACGTTTGCGACAAGAAATGGAGAGCGAGGAACAGGAGTTCAACGAGCACAACGAGAGCCTGAATGCAACCGAGGAAACTCTGGCGGAGTTGAAGCTTAATGGCAGCCACGAAACGGCTGACAGCGAGTTGGAGGAAGAACtgatcgagcagcagcaaagcaagcgcaacaagaagaacaaaaagTCAAAGAAGACAGCACCGAAAGCTGTAGCTGTGCACAGcgacgatgatgaggaggTGGAGGCGCCCCCTGCAGATTTCAATCCAGCTGCCAGCAACTCAGACGACGCTGAAGACGACGATTGGAGTCGCGGCAAGAAGGCGACCAAAAAGACAAGAGCCAAAAATAAGacaacaaatggcaaacaaaaagtcGAAGCGGAAGCGAAGCCAGCAGTGGAAGCTAAGTCCAAGATAGCAGCAACATTGCCCACGAAGAATAGCAGAGACAaggatgatggtgatgatgaagATGCACCAACAACTGTGCAACACACTTGCGTCACCTGCAAACTGGTGTTTGACTCAAAGAACAAACTGTTTGCGCATCTGAAGAAGACAAATCACGGCGTCTACATACCCAAGTCCAAGCCGGAAGTGGAGGGCAAACCGCCTGGCAAAGGAAAAGGCAGGCGGAAGTAA
- the LOC117570444 gene encoding epidermal growth factor-like protein: MAMIVIMIVNKQNKTLSLSIFTLHLICKRSSFIQSKMSLQLLLLLLLLSSFQAHCYYHEYLYWELNDPPPICSEYEMLIVNTHQCVRRCNIVCVRGICFEDGPCPCDNQYQSAFQDGVACAAECVPGCLEAGGYCAGPELCICRKSKHYYYDAVARRCRHRLPRLLDLCRGRCTHGSCSFDGRCICAQGYEMRATLLHGPQCTPICDHDCGPRAYCFSPNLCACRHKDFHYAYNGNCTKDY, translated from the exons ATGGCAATGATCGTGATCATgattgtaaacaaacaaaacaaaacactttcACTATCAATATTCACCCTGCACTTAATCTGCAAACGCtcttcattcattcagtcGAAGATGTCGCTTCAGCTGTTactgttattgctgctgctcagtaGCTTCCAGGCTCACTGTTACTATCACGAATATCTTTACTGGGAATTGAATGACCCACCTCCCATTTGCTCCGAGTACGAGATGCTCATAGTGAACACGCATCAATGCGTGCGTCGCTGTAATATAGTGTGTGTGCGCGGAATTTGCTTTGAGGATGGTCCATGTCCCTGCGACAATCAGTATCAGAGTGCATTTCAAGATGGCGTTGCCTGTGCCGCTGAATGTGTGCCAGGTTGTCTGGAAGCAGGTGGCTATTGTGCCGGTCCCGAGCTGTGCATTTGTCGCAAGAGCAAACATTATTACTACGATGCAGTGGCGCGACGCTGTCGTCATCGTTTGCCGCGTCTGCTTGATTTGTGCCGCGG TCGCTGCACCCATGGAAGCTGCTCGTTCGATGGCCGCTGCATTTGCGCGCAGGGTTACGAAATGCGAGCGACGCTGCTACATGGCCCACAATGCACGCCCATCTGTGATCA CGATTGTGGCCCCAGGGCATATTGCTTTTCGCCTAACTTGTGCGCTTGCCGGCACAAAGACTTTCACTACGCTTACAATGGCAACTGCACCAAGGACTATTga
- the LOC117570446 gene encoding LHFPL tetraspan subfamily member 2 protein, translating into MCYVIITSVSLVWFLCSLVADMLLAVSLVTPKWLIGPLNPSLNSSASHRYPSVGIYTRCKQTHSGYHCGSFDLDGFATDGSVYPWEWKLAMFFMSLGFALLSLTVAATLLTCCRQSACGKSIHNMTACAQVLAGISVMLAMFLHPLGWRAPRVQRLCGTEAEPFYPADCSIGISFYCGILSILLTLAAAGISLKAESSNLRTRVRRRVEAGSKLVCIP; encoded by the exons ATGTGCTACGTGATTATAACGAGTGTGAGTCTAGTCTGGTTCCTTTGCTCGCTGGTCGCCGACATGCTGCTCGCTGTCTCGCTGGTCACGCCCAAGTGGCTAATTGGACCACTTAATCCTAGTCTCAATTCGAGTGCGTCGCATCGTTATCCCTCGGTTGGTATCTATACGCGTTGCAAGCAAACGCATTCGGGTTATCATTGTGGCAGCTTTGATCTGGATGGCTTTGCCACCGATGGCAGCGTTTATCCCTGGGAATGGAAACTGGCCATGTTCTTCATGTCACTTGGTTTCGCGCTGCTCTCACTCACCGTGGCTGCCACACTGTTGACCTGCTGCCGCCAGTCCGCATGTGGCAAAAGCATACACAACATGACTGCCTGTGCCCAGGTGTTGGCGG GCATCTCGGTTATGTTGGCCATGTTTTTGCATCCTTTGGGATGGCGTGCGCCGCGCGTGCAACGTCTCTGTGGCACGGAGGCGGAACCCTTCTATCCCGCCGACTGCAGCATAG GCATCTCATTCTACTGTGGCATACTGAGCATTCTGCTGacgcttgctgctgctggcatcaGTCTCAAGGCAGAGTCCTCCAATCTAAGGACACGCGTGCGACGTCGCGTCGAGGCGGGCAGCAAACTTGTTTGCATTCCTTGA
- the LOC117570450 gene encoding putative gamma-glutamylcyclotransferase CG2811 isoform X1, with translation MAQVLKRVFVYGTLKRGEPNHIWLTTKENGVSQFVAKGKTVAKFPLVIGTRYNIPFLLNKQGIGHQIDGEIYEVDDAMFARLDVLEDYPKYYDREPQAIVTEHNETLDCWLYLIRKFPESMLEKPLLTSYHNTPEQAYSEKSVRDPAIPAKDDLAY, from the exons ATGGCGCAAGTACTCAAAAGAGTTTTTGTTTATGGCACACTTAAACGTGGCGAGCCTAATCACATTTGGCTAACCACAAAGGAGAATGGCGTTTCCCAGTTTGTGGCCAAGGGCAAAACAGTGGCCAAGTTTCCTTTGGTGATCGGCACTCGCTACAACATTCCATTTCTACTAAATAAACAGGGAATTGGACACCAGATTGATGGTGAGATCTATGAAGTGGATGATGCCATGTTTGCCCGACTGGATGTGCTGGAGGATTACCCCAAATACTACGATCGAGAGCCACAAGCCATAGTGACGGAGCACAACGA GACATTGGATTGCTGGCTTTATCTCATACGTAAATTTCCGGAGAGCATGCTGGAAAAGCCACTACTTACTAGCTATCACAATACGCCGGAGCAGGCATACTCCGAGAAGTCAGTTCGCGATCCAGCAATTCCGGCTAAAGATGATCTTGCTTATTAA